The Kineosporia corallincola region TGCCCTACCTGAGTGGCCGCTCCACCACCGCCATGCTGGATCGCGCGGAGCGCGACCACGAACTGGAGGAGATCCGATGAGCATTCAGAACCGTCCGGTGGGAACCGTCTTCGTCAGCGGCGGGGCCGGTGGCCTGGGAGCGGCGGTGGTCGCGGCTGTGCGGGAGGCCGGCGGCACGCCCGCCGTCATCGACCTGGTCGCCCCGAAGGACGACGTGGTGGCACACGCCGTGGCCGATCTGTCCGACACCACCGAGGCGGAGAACGCGGTGGCCGCGCTGATCGGGAAGGTGGGCCCGCCCGACGCAGTGGTCACCTGTGCCGGCACCGACGCCTGCGGCCCGCTCGACGGCGTCGACAGCCAGACCTGGGAACGGGTGGTGCGGGTGAACTTGTTCGGCACCGTCGCCCTGGTGCGGGCCTGCCTGCCCCACCTCAAGCAGAACCACGGCACCGTGGTCACGGTCGCCTCCACCCTCGGCATCAAGGCCGTCGGCGACGCGACCGCCTACTGCGCATCGAAATTCGGCGTCGTCGGCTTCACCCGGTCGCTGGCCGCCGAGCTGGCCGGGCAG contains the following coding sequences:
- a CDS encoding SDR family oxidoreductase; its protein translation is MSIQNRPVGTVFVSGGAGGLGAAVVAAVREAGGTPAVIDLVAPKDDVVAHAVADLSDTTEAENAVAALIGKVGPPDAVVTCAGTDACGPLDGVDSQTWERVVRVNLFGTVALVRACLPHLKQNHGTVVTVASTLGIKAVGDATAYCASKFGVVGFTRSLAAELAGQVGVTLLIPGGMSTAFFDGRTEQYRPGPDAVLNDPAHTAQAVLTVLSQPPGSEIRELVVATSTEPSWP